One window of the Chryseobacterium camelliae genome contains the following:
- a CDS encoding M23 family metallopeptidase translates to MKNIGQKIPFLVFMIFSLISLNRLSAQNLSVKTNPTKPFSFPLHLEMRVPFDPTAFQNREKTFLIYELYLTNFSSSPIRLQRIELLDENKKNGNPLVSFDSIQLKTMVKTFGEDLQDGYLSIRGGQSAVVYVEAKMDKGMVFPDKIAHRVVTEDNSLEGAEIRTHATKLQVFTPPVGGSDWIAADGPGNSVDNHHRRGNIILGGRAVNSRRFAIDWKKVKDSISFSGDPKNVRSYFCYGEKIFAVADGTIISATDGLPDNIPGHGKEFHPAVPLTFENLPGNHIVIDLGNGHYAYYMHMKPGSLRVKTGDHVRKGQLLGNIGNSGDAREPHLHFEVTNSPQLLLGEGVPYIIDYYRLGYQKGFDDVRTHELPKEKEIVDFEKPDKK, encoded by the coding sequence ATGAAGAATATCGGTCAAAAAATACCCTTCCTGGTTTTCATGATATTCAGCCTTATTTCTTTGAACAGATTAAGCGCGCAGAATTTATCTGTAAAAACAAACCCAACAAAACCTTTTTCATTTCCCCTTCATCTGGAAATGCGCGTCCCATTTGATCCTACTGCGTTTCAGAACAGAGAAAAGACGTTCCTGATCTATGAACTTTACCTGACGAACTTCAGCTCTTCACCCATCCGCCTCCAGCGCATTGAGCTGCTCGACGAAAACAAAAAAAACGGCAATCCTTTAGTCTCTTTTGACTCGATTCAACTCAAAACCATGGTGAAAACCTTCGGTGAAGACCTTCAGGATGGCTACCTGAGTATTCGGGGCGGCCAAAGTGCTGTGGTATATGTAGAGGCAAAAATGGATAAAGGCATGGTTTTTCCAGACAAAATAGCACACAGGGTTGTGACGGAAGATAATTCTTTGGAAGGAGCAGAAATCAGGACACACGCCACAAAACTACAGGTTTTTACACCTCCGGTAGGAGGCTCCGACTGGATTGCTGCTGATGGTCCCGGAAATAGCGTTGATAACCATCACCGAAGGGGAAATATAATTCTTGGAGGCCGGGCAGTGAATTCAAGGCGTTTTGCCATTGACTGGAAAAAGGTTAAAGACAGCATATCCTTTTCAGGCGACCCAAAAAACGTCCGTTCCTATTTTTGCTATGGCGAAAAGATCTTTGCTGTTGCTGACGGTACCATCATCAGCGCCACAGACGGGTTACCGGATAATATCCCCGGTCACGGAAAAGAATTCCATCCGGCGGTTCCGCTGACCTTTGAAAATCTTCCCGGCAACCACATCGTGATTGATCTGGGAAACGGACATTACGCATATTATATGCATATGAAACCAGGCAGCTTACGGGTTAAAACAGGAGATCATGTCCGTAAAGGTCAGTTATTAGGCAACATCGGTAACTCCGGAGATGCCCGGGAACCGCATCTGCATTTTGAGGTGACTAATTCTCCGCAGCTTCTTCTGGGAGAAGGCGTCCCTTATATTATTGATTATTACCGCTTGGGATACCAGAAAGGATTTGATGATGTTCGCACCCATGAATTACCTAAAGAAAAGGAAATTGTTGATTTTGAAAAGCCGGATAAAAAATAA
- a CDS encoding SH3 domain-containing protein: MKSLFTFLLIGLVRVVSAQEQEYTYSNGVFNFEDHKPQKVFTDWARVRQSPDVKAPVSDSLPSNQQVLVLQKEPVALQLGERAANWYKVSYQKNGETKDGYIWGGNLAIGYRNKDGYDFLFGISKTIDRTDKQFNQVYKQNIAAIRAIQGNRLVSEVTFDTGSAESLSYATFTIESNHKLKEVLFTLKASVSGEACGIPGYDQYILFKDQKLIALPQLMNVGDADVYYHDEKFIFPNDKGGIPNAFILKMEEMERDDQDREKKKRSSKTYVWDGNGFTLK; this comes from the coding sequence GGTTTCCGCTCAGGAACAGGAATATACCTATTCCAACGGAGTCTTTAATTTTGAAGACCATAAACCGCAAAAGGTCTTTACCGACTGGGCGCGTGTGCGTCAATCGCCGGATGTCAAGGCACCGGTGTCAGATTCCCTGCCATCCAATCAGCAGGTTTTAGTTCTTCAAAAAGAACCTGTTGCTCTCCAACTGGGAGAAAGGGCTGCAAACTGGTATAAAGTATCTTATCAGAAAAATGGTGAAACGAAAGATGGGTATATCTGGGGCGGAAACCTGGCCATAGGATACCGAAATAAAGACGGATATGATTTTCTGTTCGGGATTTCCAAAACCATTGACAGAACGGATAAACAGTTTAATCAGGTGTATAAACAGAATATTGCTGCAATCAGGGCCATACAGGGGAACCGTCTGGTCAGTGAGGTAACTTTTGATACCGGTTCTGCTGAAAGCCTGAGTTATGCGACTTTCACTATTGAAAGCAATCACAAACTCAAAGAGGTGCTGTTTACCCTGAAAGCTTCTGTTTCCGGGGAAGCGTGCGGGATTCCGGGGTATGACCAGTATATACTCTTCAAGGATCAGAAGCTCATTGCGCTTCCACAGCTGATGAATGTAGGCGATGCCGATGTGTATTATCACGATGAGAAATTTATTTTTCCCAATGATAAAGGCGGTATCCCCAATGCTTTTATCCTGAAAATGGAAGAAATGGAGCGGGATGACCAGGACCGGGAAAAGAAGAAAAGATCTTCGAAGACCTACGTTTGGGATGGCAATGGCTTTACGCTGAAATAA